The Brachyspira aalborgi genome has a segment encoding these proteins:
- the trpC gene encoding indole-3-glycerol phosphate synthase TrpC, translating into MNILDKICETTKERIGKEKQKISLIEVRKIAESIKSVEKENYFNFEKAIGKKEKINFICEIKKASPSKGIITEEFDYIEIAKDYQKAKADAISCLTEPHYFMGSDKYLEEIKETVNIPILRKDFIIDEYMIYKSKNIKADAILLIAAVLDKYKLKDYFEIANSLGLSSLFEIHNEEELEKILNLNPRIIGVNNRNLKTFEVDINNSVRLRKLIPNNIIFVSESGIKNRNDIKILEANKTNAVLIGETLMIKKDKEKEIKKLRGIID; encoded by the coding sequence ATGAATATTCTTGATAAAATATGCGAAACTACAAAAGAGCGTATAGGAAAAGAAAAACAAAAAATCTCTTTAATCGAAGTTAGGAAAATTGCCGAAAGTATAAAAAGCGTAGAAAAAGAAAATTATTTTAATTTTGAAAAAGCGATTGGCAAAAAAGAGAAAATTAATTTTATTTGCGAAATTAAAAAAGCCTCTCCTTCAAAAGGAATAATAACAGAAGAATTTGATTATATTGAAATAGCGAAAGATTATCAAAAAGCAAAAGCCGATGCGATTTCTTGTTTAACCGAACCTCATTATTTTATGGGAAGCGATAAATATTTAGAAGAGATTAAAGAAACGGTAAATATTCCAATACTTCGCAAAGATTTTATAATAGACGAATATATGATATATAAAAGCAAAAATATAAAAGCGGATGCTATTTTGCTTATTGCCGCCGTTTTGGATAAATATAAATTAAAAGATTATTTTGAAATTGCAAATAGTTTGGGTTTATCTTCTCTTTTTGAAATTCATAACGAGGAAGAGCTTGAAAAAATATTAAATTTAAATCCAAGAATAATAGGAGTAAATAATAGAAATTTAAAAACTTTTGAAGTCGATATTAATAATAGCGTTCGTTTAAGAAAATTGATTCCAAATAATATAATTTTTGTTTCCGAAAGCGGAATAAAAAATAGAAACGATATAAAAATTCTTGAAGCAAATAAAACTAACGCCGTTCTTATAGGCGAGACGCTTATGATTAAAAAAGATAAAGAAAAAGAAATAAAAAAATTAAGAGGAATAATAGATTAA